From the Paramormyrops kingsleyae isolate MSU_618 chromosome 7, PKINGS_0.4, whole genome shotgun sequence genome, one window contains:
- the dnajb5 gene encoding dnaJ homolog subfamily B member 5 isoform X1: MVLIWTQFGLKHRNLKCKVRVIHRNDNWIMGQAKVVPEVHCLSIKAMGKDYYKTLGIQSGANEDEIKKAYRKMALKFHPDKNKDANAEEKFKEIAEAYEVLSDPKKRTIYDQFGEEGLKAGGSGSTGGQGNTYHYTFHGDPHATFASFFGGSNPFDIFFGSSRTRGSNNGFGDHDMDIELDGDDDPFNAFSRFGFNGINGFHHGGGGGRRHHADALHSRRKVQDPPVVHELRVSLEEIFHGCTKRMKITRRRLNPDGKTLRAEDKILNIIIKRGWKEGTKITFPKEGDETPENIPADIAFVLKDKGHPHFKRDGSNIVFTAKISLKEALCGCTVNIPTMDNRVIPLPCSDVIKPGTVKRLRGEGLPYPKSPSQRGDLIVEFQVRFPDRIPPQSREIIKQHLPS; this comes from the exons ATGGTTTTGATTTGGACTCAGTTTGGTTTAAAACACAGAAACCTAAAGTGTAAAGTTCGTGTTATACACAGAAATGACAACTGGATAATGGGG CAAGCCAAGGTGGTCCCAGAAGTGCACTGTCTGTCCATCAAAGCTATGGGGAAGGACTACTACAAAACCCTGGGCATCCAGTCTGGCGCCAATGAGGATGAAATCAAAAAGGCATACAGAAAAATGGCCCTCAAGTTCCACCCAGATAAAAACAAGGACGCCAATGCAGAAGAGAAGTTCAAGGAGATCGCAGAGGCCTATGAGGTGCTGAGTGACCCAAAGAAGAGGACCATCTATGACCAGTTTGGGGAGGAAG GTCTTAAAGCTGGAGGAAGTGGATCTACTGGAGGCCAAGGGAACACCTACCACTACACCTTCCATGGAGATCCCCATGCCACCTTTGCCTCCTTCTTTGGTGGCTCCAACCCATTTGACATTTTCTTCGGGTCAAGCCGCACCCGAGGCTCTAACAATGGTTTCGGAGACCATGACATGGACATCGAGCTGGATGGGGACGATGACCCTTTCAACGCCTTTAGCCGCTTCGGTTTCAATGGCATCAACGGGTTTCACCATGGCGGTGGAGGCGGTCGTCGTCACCACGCCGACGCCCTGCACAGCCGCCGCAAGGTGCAGGACCCACCGGTGGTGCACGAGCTCCGAGTCTCCCTGGAGGAGATCTTCCACGGCTGCACCAAACGCATGAAAATCACTCGGCGGCGCCTCAACCCCGATGGCAAGACTTTGCGCGCAGAGGACAAAATCCTCAACATCATCATCAAGAGGGGCTGGAAGGAAGGGACCAAGATCACCTTCCCCAAAGAGGGTGACGAAACGCCAGAGAACATTCCTGCCGACATTGCTTTTGTCCTCAAAGACAAAGGGCACCCCCACTTCAAAAGAGATGGCTCCAACATAGTCTTCACTGCCAAGATCAGTCTTAAAGAG gcTCTGTGTGGTTGCACAGTGAACATTCCCACCATGGACAACAGAGTGATTCCCCTTCCTTGCAGTGATGTCATCAAGCCAGGAACAGTCAAGAGACTGAGAGGAGAGGGACTTCCTTACCCCAAAAGCCCATCTCAGAGGGGGGACCTGATAGTGGAGTTCCAGGTGCGGTTCCCAGACAGGATACCCCCTCAGTCAAGAGAAATCATCAAACAGCACTTGCCTTCTTAG
- the dnajb5 gene encoding dnaJ homolog subfamily B member 5 isoform X2, which produces MGKDYYKTLGIQSGANEDEIKKAYRKMALKFHPDKNKDANAEEKFKEIAEAYEVLSDPKKRTIYDQFGEEGLKAGGSGSTGGQGNTYHYTFHGDPHATFASFFGGSNPFDIFFGSSRTRGSNNGFGDHDMDIELDGDDDPFNAFSRFGFNGINGFHHGGGGGRRHHADALHSRRKVQDPPVVHELRVSLEEIFHGCTKRMKITRRRLNPDGKTLRAEDKILNIIIKRGWKEGTKITFPKEGDETPENIPADIAFVLKDKGHPHFKRDGSNIVFTAKISLKEALCGCTVNIPTMDNRVIPLPCSDVIKPGTVKRLRGEGLPYPKSPSQRGDLIVEFQVRFPDRIPPQSREIIKQHLPS; this is translated from the exons ATGGGGAAGGACTACTACAAAACCCTGGGCATCCAGTCTGGCGCCAATGAGGATGAAATCAAAAAGGCATACAGAAAAATGGCCCTCAAGTTCCACCCAGATAAAAACAAGGACGCCAATGCAGAAGAGAAGTTCAAGGAGATCGCAGAGGCCTATGAGGTGCTGAGTGACCCAAAGAAGAGGACCATCTATGACCAGTTTGGGGAGGAAG GTCTTAAAGCTGGAGGAAGTGGATCTACTGGAGGCCAAGGGAACACCTACCACTACACCTTCCATGGAGATCCCCATGCCACCTTTGCCTCCTTCTTTGGTGGCTCCAACCCATTTGACATTTTCTTCGGGTCAAGCCGCACCCGAGGCTCTAACAATGGTTTCGGAGACCATGACATGGACATCGAGCTGGATGGGGACGATGACCCTTTCAACGCCTTTAGCCGCTTCGGTTTCAATGGCATCAACGGGTTTCACCATGGCGGTGGAGGCGGTCGTCGTCACCACGCCGACGCCCTGCACAGCCGCCGCAAGGTGCAGGACCCACCGGTGGTGCACGAGCTCCGAGTCTCCCTGGAGGAGATCTTCCACGGCTGCACCAAACGCATGAAAATCACTCGGCGGCGCCTCAACCCCGATGGCAAGACTTTGCGCGCAGAGGACAAAATCCTCAACATCATCATCAAGAGGGGCTGGAAGGAAGGGACCAAGATCACCTTCCCCAAAGAGGGTGACGAAACGCCAGAGAACATTCCTGCCGACATTGCTTTTGTCCTCAAAGACAAAGGGCACCCCCACTTCAAAAGAGATGGCTCCAACATAGTCTTCACTGCCAAGATCAGTCTTAAAGAG gcTCTGTGTGGTTGCACAGTGAACATTCCCACCATGGACAACAGAGTGATTCCCCTTCCTTGCAGTGATGTCATCAAGCCAGGAACAGTCAAGAGACTGAGAGGAGAGGGACTTCCTTACCCCAAAAGCCCATCTCAGAGGGGGGACCTGATAGTGGAGTTCCAGGTGCGGTTCCCAGACAGGATACCCCCTCAGTCAAGAGAAATCATCAAACAGCACTTGCCTTCTTAG